A single window of Salvia splendens isolate huo1 chromosome 8, SspV2, whole genome shotgun sequence DNA harbors:
- the LOC121744109 gene encoding zinc finger protein ZAT1-like, with the protein MEEGDSGRIPVIKIKIPKETGEEEDVPSHYCKECDRSFSSGKALGGHMSSAHVQANKEYSMRKAMSFNSNSKSKSSPGSPTCSCNICGRVFQSQKSLFGHMRCHPEREWRGMEPPRDAKSESSEELGFFKAKAWPTCKRGRPSLAAAMEEEKEKEKVDEMVKVAVQVLASGKMERKYRCDTCGRVFKSHEALGGHRASHNKFMMTIINTSTRHLEPKNMPKAKKKKMMLIKPDSVTSDHVDGDGDSASVLASTITPTSASTITPTLASGFGFDIDLNMSPPGEEEEEEVEDKGMEESSNDTSSRQ; encoded by the coding sequence ATGGAGGAGGGAGACAGCGGCAGAATTCCGGTGATCAAGATCAAAATCCCGAAGGAAACGGGGGAGGAAGAGGATGTTCCGAGCCATTACTGCAAAGAATGCGACCGGAGCTTCAGCTCGGGGAAGGCGCTGGGAGGGCACATGAGCTCTGCGCATGTTCAAGCTAACAAGGAGTACTCGATGAGGAAGGCGATGAGCTTCAATTCCAACTCCAAATCCAAATCATCGCCTGGATCTCCTACTTGCTCGTGCAATATCTGCGGTAGGGTTTTCCAGTCGCAGAAATCCCTCTTCGGCCACATGCGGTGCCACCCCGAGCGGGAGTGGCGCGGGATGGAGCCTCCGCGAGACGCCAAATCGGAATCCTCGGAAGAGCTAGGGTTTTTCAAGGCGAAGGCTTGGCCAACTTGCAAGAGGGGGCGGCCCTcgttggcggcggcgatggaagaggagaaggagaaggagaaggtgGATGAGATGGTCAAGGTGGCGGTGCAGGTGCTGGCCAGCGGGAAGATGGAGAGGAAGTATCGCTGCGATACATGTGGTAGGGTTTTCAAGAGCCACGAGGCGCTGGGAGGCCACCGGGCCAGCCACAACAAGTTCATGATGACCATTATCAACACCAGCACCCGCCATCTCGAGCCCAAGAATATGCCAAaggccaagaagaagaagatgatgttgaTTAAGCCTGATTCTGTCACTAGTGATCATgttgatggtgatggtgattcGGCCTCGGTCTTGGCCTCTACCATCACCCCCACCTCAGCCTCCACCATCACTCCTACCTTAGCCTCGGGCTTTGGCTTTGATATCGATCTCAACATGTCTCCACccggggaggaggaggaggaggaggtcgAGGACAAGGGCATGGAGGAGTCTTCGAATGATACCTCGTCTAGGCAGTAG